One genomic segment of Desulfomicrobium sp. ZS1 includes these proteins:
- a CDS encoding DMT family transporter, whose protein sequence is MEMQKNQKKAYICGLAAVCLWSTVATAFKLSLRHLGPEPLLFYASLTSALVLLLILALQGKMGDLTRLSFKKARFSLFLGGLNPFLYYLVLIRAYDLLRAQEAQAINYTWAITMSLLAIPLLGQRLRGLQILAMGLGYLGALIISTHGDLLGFEMENPLGFALAMGSTVIWALFWIFGVRDTMDPTLRLLLNFCCGTIYTGTWALLSGISLIPNGPGFLGAVYIGVFEMGVTFVLWMSALRLSRTTAQVSNLIYLAPFLSLFIIHFLVGETIYASTLVGLAFILVGTVVQKFADAHESS, encoded by the coding sequence ATGGAAATGCAGAAGAACCAGAAGAAAGCGTATATTTGCGGACTTGCAGCGGTCTGCCTGTGGTCGACCGTGGCCACGGCCTTCAAGCTGTCACTGCGCCACCTCGGGCCGGAGCCGCTACTCTTCTACGCCAGCCTGACCTCGGCGCTGGTCCTGCTCCTGATCCTGGCCCTCCAGGGAAAGATGGGAGATCTGACACGGCTGTCATTCAAGAAAGCCCGCTTCTCGCTATTCCTGGGCGGCCTCAACCCCTTCCTCTACTACCTTGTGCTAATCCGCGCCTACGACCTGCTCCGCGCCCAGGAAGCCCAGGCCATCAACTACACCTGGGCCATCACCATGAGCCTCCTGGCCATCCCGCTCCTTGGGCAGCGCCTGCGCGGCCTGCAGATTCTGGCCATGGGCCTCGGTTATCTCGGAGCGCTCATCATCTCCACCCACGGCGATCTGCTGGGATTTGAGATGGAAAACCCCTTGGGCTTTGCTCTGGCCATGGGCAGCACGGTCATCTGGGCCCTGTTCTGGATTTTCGGAGTCAGGGATACCATGGACCCGACCTTGCGCCTGCTGCTCAATTTCTGCTGCGGTACGATCTATACCGGGACGTGGGCACTCCTGTCCGGCATTTCGCTGATCCCCAACGGACCAGGATTTCTGGGCGCGGTCTATATCGGCGTCTTCGAGATGGGCGTGACCTTCGTCCTCTGGATGTCGGCCCTGCGCCTGTCGCGGACCACGGCGCAGGTCAGCAACCTGATTTATCTGGCTCCGTTTTTGTCCCTCTTCATAATTCATTTCCTGGTTGGCGAGACCATCTACGCATCCACCCTGGTCGGGCTGGCCTTCATCCTGGTCGGCACCGTGGTGCAAAAATTCGCGGATGCACACGAATCAAGCTGA
- a CDS encoding cupin domain-containing protein gives MQPCILKLNPKSEYHFREGCFITELSNGDHDPAASLARARVEPGRTTVWHALRDTLERYVILEGTGLVEIGDLPPQSVAPGDVVVIPAGCRQRITCTSACDLIFLAICTPRFEAKNYVALEEC, from the coding sequence ATGCAGCCGTGCATTCTGAAGCTCAATCCAAAGAGCGAATACCACTTCCGGGAAGGGTGCTTCATCACCGAACTCTCCAACGGCGACCATGACCCGGCCGCGTCCCTGGCCCGCGCCCGGGTCGAACCGGGACGCACCACGGTCTGGCACGCCCTGCGCGATACGCTGGAGCGCTACGTGATCCTTGAAGGAACGGGGCTGGTGGAAATCGGCGACCTGCCGCCGCAAAGCGTAGCCCCCGGCGACGTGGTCGTCATTCCCGCCGGTTGCAGACAGCGCATCACCTGCACCAGCGCCTGCGACCTCATCTTCCTGGCCATCTGCACCCCGCGCTTTGAGGCGAAAAACTACGTCGCCCTGGAAGAATGTTGA
- a CDS encoding ABC transporter substrate-binding protein, giving the protein MLKRAAFVIACLLCMAAGPALAEEKVLLNGIDANYPPFAYVDQSGKPSGFDVEAVDWIAAKMGFKVKHVPVDWDGIIPNLLAKKIDFICSGMTITDERAAQVNFTAPYWEVKNVFVTKKDSALKAEEIYGQELTVGMQAGTSEAKWMADEKEKQGWKFTIKLYDSAPMAIEDLVNGRLDAAAMNYPPARDAEKKRPVQIVGIFGEVEPFGAAVRKEDKELLDTLNKGFELLKADPYWEELIAKHLNK; this is encoded by the coding sequence ATGCTGAAACGCGCTGCTTTTGTGATCGCCTGCCTTCTGTGCATGGCTGCCGGTCCGGCCTTGGCCGAGGAAAAAGTCCTGTTGAACGGCATTGACGCCAACTATCCTCCGTTCGCTTACGTCGATCAGAGCGGCAAGCCCAGCGGCTTCGACGTGGAAGCGGTGGACTGGATCGCGGCCAAGATGGGCTTCAAGGTCAAGCACGTGCCTGTGGACTGGGATGGCATTATCCCCAACCTGCTGGCCAAAAAGATCGATTTCATCTGCTCCGGCATGACCATCACCGACGAGCGCGCCGCGCAGGTCAATTTCACCGCCCCCTACTGGGAAGTGAAGAACGTGTTCGTGACCAAGAAGGATTCCGCGCTCAAGGCCGAGGAAATCTATGGTCAGGAGCTGACAGTGGGCATGCAGGCCGGTACTTCCGAAGCCAAGTGGATGGCCGACGAGAAGGAAAAGCAGGGCTGGAAGTTCACCATCAAGCTGTATGATTCCGCTCCCATGGCCATCGAAGACCTGGTCAACGGACGCCTCGATGCCGCCGCCATGAACTATCCCCCGGCCCGCGACGCCGAGAAGAAGCGCCCCGTGCAGATCGTCGGCATTTTCGGCGAAGTTGAGCCTTTTGGCGCTGCCGTGCGCAAGGAAGACAAGGAACTGCTCGACACGCTGAACAAGGGCTTCGAACTGCTCAAAGCCGATCCCTACTGGGAAGAACTCATCGCCAAGCACCTGAACAAGTAG
- a CDS encoding CHAP domain-containing protein produces MPFSAKTVPLFLVFFLSMLFGCAKTVPQPSQPARMHGESVTNIPKAPPAADIPKPSVAPQAKPGLKPESAEEPPCLECETVSPDQNRADCFKLQPGKTTKNSKGKTVTGRCQPQCVPYARCRSGIMTCRLGDTGPVEWFKCARKNKATTSIPKAGSIMVIGVNTRRKMPTGHLGYVEEACPNPDGTWTLRFSHTNFDRKCHLDLDAKVLFNPKTMTANFLSGAWKTWAKDLKISGFILR; encoded by the coding sequence ATGCCTTTTTCCGCCAAAACGGTTCCGCTTTTCCTCGTCTTTTTCCTGTCGATGCTCTTTGGCTGCGCAAAGACCGTCCCCCAGCCTTCGCAACCCGCCCGGATGCACGGCGAAAGCGTGACGAATATCCCCAAAGCTCCGCCGGCTGCGGATATCCCCAAACCGTCCGTGGCACCGCAAGCCAAACCCGGACTCAAGCCTGAGTCCGCCGAAGAGCCGCCTTGTCTTGAATGCGAGACAGTGAGTCCCGACCAGAACCGGGCGGACTGCTTCAAGCTCCAGCCCGGCAAGACGACCAAAAATTCAAAGGGCAAGACCGTAACCGGCCGCTGCCAGCCGCAATGCGTGCCTTACGCCCGCTGCCGCAGCGGCATCATGACCTGCCGTCTGGGCGACACCGGCCCCGTGGAATGGTTCAAGTGCGCGCGCAAGAACAAAGCCACCACGTCCATCCCCAAGGCCGGATCCATCATGGTCATCGGTGTCAACACGCGCCGCAAGATGCCCACCGGCCACCTCGGCTACGTGGAAGAAGCCTGCCCGAACCCGGACGGCACCTGGACCTTGCGCTTCAGCCACACCAACTTTGACCGCAAATGCCACCTGGACCTGGACGCCAAAGTTCTGTTCAACCCGAAGACCATGACCGCCAACTTCCTAAGCGGCGCATGGAAAACCTGGGCCAAAGACCTTAAAATCAGCGGTTTCATCCTGAGATAG
- a CDS encoding RNA-binding protein encodes MNIYVGNLSWSTTDADLKSLFSQYGEVTSAHVIEDRATGRSRGFGFVEMDDEGARKAIQAVNGTDLQGRTLKVNESQPRESRPRY; translated from the coding sequence ATGAACATCTACGTTGGAAATCTGTCCTGGTCGACCACCGATGCCGACCTGAAGTCCCTGTTTTCCCAGTACGGCGAAGTCACCTCTGCTCACGTCATCGAAGATCGCGCCACCGGCCGCTCACGCGGTTTCGGTTTTGTCGAGATGGATGACGAAGGCGCCCGCAAGGCCATCCAGGCAGTGAACGGCACCGATCTTCAGGGCCGCACCCTGAAAGTCAACGAATCTCAGCCCCGTGAGAGCCGCCCCCGCTACTAA